ATACCAAACTTTCATAAGTTCATGCGAATATGTATCCGAAACAATTTCACACTGATACTTTTTGTAGTAATTTTCCATCAATTCGTAATACAATATTTGAAAAAAGAAATATTTTGGAGCTTTTTCATTATCTTTCCAAAAAATCAATAATAAATCAAGCAATGTTTTTATAACTTTATTATTTTTTTTCGCAAATATTACACTATTCATAACTCTAACTCTCATGTCTTTATCCCACGAAAAATAGACACTGTCAAAATCTTCCCATTTTTTCTTGTCTTTTAAATTATCATCCCTCTGAAACATAAAATATTCCATCTCAAAATATTTCTGCGGTATATTATCCGTCAAAAGTACAGTCGCATCAAGCCAAACACCGCCATAATAATAAAGAAGCGCAAGTCTTATTATATCCGTAAAATATGCATAGCTCATTTTTTTATAAGGTTTTTTTCTAAATTTTTTATTAAGTTTATCCAATTTTGAAGTTCTAAATTTATATTCCATTCAAATCAAAGCTATCCCTTCTCAATTTTTTTATATAAGACTATCTATTTTATCTAAATTCTAACTTTCTTCCAATCTTTTCACAATTTCCCCATAAACCCTATCTATACTAATCAAAGGAATCCCTTTATAATAATCCTTTTTATATTCATGCTGATGTTCAGGAATTTTCACAATATTATTTTCATAAAACTCATTATCCTCAATAACATTACTTTTTTCTTTCCAAGGAAAAAATCCAAGTGACCTTTTTCCTGGTCCAAAAATCCCAATTACAAAAGGTTTAGAAAATCCACTTGCAATGTGAATTGGAGAACTATCGTTTCCAACAACGACATCCGCAAACGACAATAGTGCCGAAAATTCCAATAAATTTATTTCTCCCCTCAAATCTATTACATTTTTTTTATTAAAGTTCAATGGCAATTTTTTTTCCGCTTCACTTCCAGTTATCACAATAAAATTTTTCTCATTTTCCGACAACTTTTCTATAATTTTCCCATATTTTTCAATCGCCCACATTTTCTCTGGTCTTTGACTTCCAGGTGCAACAACAATCATTTTCATAAATTTTTCGTCAAAACCTCTTCCTTTCAAAATCCCTTTAATTTTTAATTTATTTTCTTCACTCGGATAAATTCTAATCGGAATCCTTTTTCCGCTATATTCAACTAAATCCAAAAGTCTTTCAACTTCATGCTTTTTCATATCATAATGAACTTTTTTATCCAAAAGAAAAGAACCTGTTGCCACATCAAATCCAACTATTTTGGGAATTTTAGCCATTTTTGCAAGTGCAATCGAACGGATAAATCTATGCGGAATAACAGCATAATCATATTTTCTTGCCTTTAAAATTTTTAAAATTCTAAAAAATCCTTTTGTTCCTTTATCTTTTCCCTTCTTGTCATAAAGAAGAATTTCATTTAAATTTGGGTTATTACTTATCACACTTTTATTTGTCGGCAAAGTCAAATAATCAATTTCTGAATCTGGATACATTTCTTTCAATCTCTGTATCAAGGGTGTCGACAGCACAATATCCCCAATAAATGCCGTGTGTATAATTAATATCTTCATATTATTTCCTTTTTTAAAAATTTTTCTTTCTTAAGATTATATCACAAAATTATACTTTTTTCTTATTTTTTTCAAGTTTTTGAGAAAATAAATTTTATAAAAAAATAAAAACAAAAGAAGGAATTATTTTAAAGATAATCCCTTCTTCCCACTATTTCTTATATTTTTCAACAAACTTCTGAAGTTCTGATATTTCTTTTTTCGCCCTATCTGATAAAACTTTTACATCGTTAATCATTTGTTTAGAACGAGCTGTAATGAAGTCCAAATATTCAGTATTTTTAGTTTTCAAATACATATCTTTAGCATAATACATATCACGAAAATCATTCTTAGCCTGTTTTATAAGCAACTTTTGCCCAACCATAACAATTAGAGCCGCTGCTAAAGCTATTATTGTTCCATAACCTTTTGTAAATGGATATAAGATCATTCCAATAATCATAAGTCCTGTAACTAAAATAGAACTATTTTTAATATATCCTTCCTTTGGCGGAACCTTCA
This genomic stretch from Leptotrichia sp. oral taxon 218 harbors:
- a CDS encoding capsular polysaccharide synthesis protein, producing MEYKFRTSKLDKLNKKFRKKPYKKMSYAYFTDIIRLALLYYYGGVWLDATVLLTDNIPQKYFEMEYFMFQRDDNLKDKKKWEDFDSVYFSWDKDMRVRVMNSVIFAKKNNKVIKTLLDLLLIFWKDNEKAPKYFFFQILYYELMENYYKKYQCEIVSDTYSHELMKVWYEKYEEKEFEKIKEKTSIHKLSFKWGTAEEEYENTYFRYLKKLYNI
- a CDS encoding glycosyltransferase family 9 protein — protein: MKILIIHTAFIGDIVLSTPLIQRLKEMYPDSEIDYLTLPTNKSVISNNPNLNEILLYDKKGKDKGTKGFFRILKILKARKYDYAVIPHRFIRSIALAKMAKIPKIVGFDVATGSFLLDKKVHYDMKKHEVERLLDLVEYSGKRIPIRIYPSEENKLKIKGILKGRGFDEKFMKMIVVAPGSQRPEKMWAIEKYGKIIEKLSENEKNFIVITGSEAEKKLPLNFNKKNVIDLRGEINLLEFSALLSFADVVVGNDSSPIHIASGFSKPFVIGIFGPGKRSLGFFPWKEKSNVIEDNEFYENNIVKIPEHQHEYKKDYYKGIPLISIDRVYGEIVKRLEES